In Mercenaria mercenaria strain notata chromosome 13, MADL_Memer_1, whole genome shotgun sequence, the DNA window agtgaaatatatttcgattttacactgaaacaaacaaattttctatttattttatgcatttttaatggctTAAATTAAAGGAAAGTATTTGTAAAATTATCTGGCCTATGAGTATCATTTAGATTTCATTTCTTTCTAGATTGCCATTGACGAAACTTAGGACATTCAGTGGGGGAACAAGGGCCAGGTAGATGTCGCTGTTATAATCGCATCTGGTTCAGAGAAGGACATGCGGGCCCGTATGACCAAAGAGCAGAGTTCAGGGAAACAAAGGAGCAAACCGCAAAAGAGGAAGGCAACGGAATCAGTCAAAGTAAGATGACAATTAGATCTTTAATGCCTTCGTAATAACGCACTAAACTGGATTGCGCGACCTTAGATATTTATGTTGTCTCtacagtaaaaaaataaagaataattacATACTTAAGTATAATTCCAAAGATTATCAACACATTATGCCGGAACCTGCAACCCCAATGACTCGTGTTTTGTGAGACACTTCTTactgagaaaaaataaatgtaactatcATACTAAATGTGTGTCGAGGATGGAAATATTGATTGACAAGTAGCCATAATGAAGCTTTAAATGATGTACTTTAAAGCTTATGTCACAAAATCATTATATAGAGTACCTAAGTGGTGGTCGTCGTAGCGCAAatactgtttatattttataacatgaATATAATTAATGTTTAAATCTTAGCttattttataattctttttcAGACTCCGAGTGGTAAACCGGCAGCTAAAGTACTTGATGCATGTTCTCCTCCAGGCTATTACCCATCGACGACTGTGCAGGTGACCGGAAACAGCATCACCGTAACCACAACGACGTCTGCCCACAGTACGCCGGTGACGTCTGTGTCAACTGCTCCAGTGCCGGCAGCTACACCTGCCCATGAAGCTGCCAACAGACTTGCGCCAGAGCCCATAGATCCACTACCGTCTGTGCCCGATGCATGTTCTCCTCCAGGCTATTACCCATCGACGACTGTGCAGGTGACCGGAAACAGCATCACCGTAACCACAACGACGGCCGCCAACAGTTCATCGGTGACGTCTGTGTCATCTACTCCAGTGCTGACAGCTACACCTGCCCATGATGCACTCACACCATCCACACCGTCGCGACCAGAGTTTAGCTTTCGATCAGTACGACCAACCTCAGGTAACCAGTTGCTTACTTACCTTCAGGGCATAGACGCTGCCCAGGGATCGCTTATGAAAGAAGTTGAAAAGTTGAAGAAACAGGGCGAGGCGACATCCAGGAAATACAACGAAATTATAGACAATCAGAGGGCAATCAGGAAATTACTCGAGAGATTAGTGGCCCAGGGATCGGTTCCTTCTGGAATAACCGAGACTGCAGAAGCAGCACAAGACCTTCGGTCTGATGGCATACCAGACCACTACACGATCGACGAGGGGGTACTGCAGCAAATGGTTGCCGACTCTCACTGCCCGGGAAACTTTGCGGGAAAACTTGTGCTTAGGTTCTTTCCGGAACTCTTCGGAATCGGGAATTTAAGGTTCCAATATAATTGGTACGATGGCGGAAAGCTTCAGAAAAGTGAACTGTGTCCTGTTAGGAAGTGTGCTATAAGGAAGTATGTAACGTACTACTACCCAGACGTATCTTCAGAAATAGTGTGGAAGGAACGCGTTGTTCCCAAAATCAATGAACTGTTGAGACGACAGACTCGCAATCAGCGGAAGGAGAGGCGGAGGGCCAAGTCCGAGGTTGAGGCTGAAAATGACCAGGCGCCGTTGACAGACTTGTCACTGGGTACATTTATGAATTTCCTAAACATGGATTGAGATGAGGACGCACCCCCTTGGTCATGAACCATGAGGCCATTTGTCGTTTTTCAGTGTAGGCACTGTAGATaagtgttttatttgttttatgtttcatGTTCATGCCCTTGTTATTTTGTTCACATGTATTGATATTTGTGTCTATGTGTAATTGTCTgcatctttttatgttttttatttgtctccgtttgtaaatatatgtatattgctGTATATAATGTTATTTGGTTATGACTCATGAGTGTATTCGCCTCAAATTTGTGTAAGCATTGATaagtgttttactttttttcttcatGTTCCTGTTATTTTGTCTACATGTGTAAGCGTCTATGTATAATTGTGTGCTTGTTATTATGTCTTTGTCTCATTATGTAAATGTATGTATATTGCTGTATAATGTTATTCTTAATAGATGAGTTTTATATGgttgaagaaaataaaagaaaaacttccGACTTTTCATTGTTTGATGTAATAGTAGTGTTTGGTATAAAACTACCAGTAGTTGAGTCCATGTAGTTATTAATCTTGAATCCCTACAAAAAAAGCTACGTCTTCATGATGGTTAGCAACAATTGTCCTTATCAATGTGAAAAGTGGGAAAACCACGCTAAGACTTCCTATGAATATGTACAAAACATGCTAGGATTTAATATCACAGTAAAGCCGGTCTAGGTCTGACACTTACATATTAGGAAAATGGTTAAGTACGGACAAAGGTTGTTGGGGAATTAACATCCGTATACCAAGGCCCTGGATGCAAACTGGATCTGAAGAAATCAAGCAAAACAATTTATTATTGTCGGTACATGTTAACATGGTTAAATACTGATGCGATGCAAGTTGCAAGAACTAATGTAACTTACTTTTATCCAATATTTAGAATTAATATGCATTGAATCTGCACACGTACTTGTACATAATGTTATGATATCCGTACGCTTCATGCAGTTAACGAAGTATGATCACATTCTAATACAtctattataaaatttaaaaaaaatataaaatactaaaaaatcgttgaaatttaataatatttatacatgtttttttgtaTCATAGGCctacatatttaatttttaagttaaacaatgttAGTAATATTAGTGAATAAACTGAACAAATGAAatcttgaaagaaaatgtaaactacTTCAAACATCATTGAAATTTACTCCtgtatttaatatttatgtaaaacaatattggtacttatagtaaataaaacaaacaaataaaaaaactttgaattTCTCGCATGCATAATCACCTCAATCAGCATTGAACTATAGAAACCTGTTAATAACAAGAACAGTATTTTTAACgggtatataataaacagaaaacatttgATCAACATATAGGGTGATAATATAATTATACTTAGATTCCGACAATTACCTGAAATGTACGACGTGAttattgtttttcacataataaatatgatttttaaacaaatcaaataatTTCTCTCGTTATTTAAACCTACAGGACTCGGTTTTAATAGAAATATCtgcatttacattttgttaataGAAATTATAAATGACACCATTATTATTGATTTATCGATTGAACACGGAGATGCATCGTGTCCGGACACTGCAAATCACCACGTTCACATCGCTGCGCATTGCAGTGCAGACTGAAATAAACGAACACAGTGTCCGCTCAGGACTGCTAGCGTGTCCGGGACACCACAATTGAACACGCTCGTTAAGTTTTTGTCGCGAGGGTCGCGTGACAACTTGACTTTTCATCTTGGACGTACTGTACATCTGTCAAGTTCTATTTTCTCGTTGATTATTCAGAGAAGAAAGCTGATTGTATGACCAAGTTTGTGTACAAGTACAGAAATGCATGACTTCACTTCACGTAAAGATAGGACTAGAAGAATAAAGTTTAAATCTCTCACCTGACTGACCAGGACTCGAGCTTAAGGACTGCCCTATTGCCTGGGGTAGGCAAAAGAAGTTTGGGCAAGCCAAAAACCATACTCAGTTGCCCGTCAAGCAGTGAAATATATGACAGATCCCAAGAAATACTTCTCTGAAAATCATGTACCACTGTTTTTGAAGCTAAACTGCACTGCAATATCTCATCACATCACCATACATTGGACAACTAAAGATTGGGTTTGGGCAAGTACAAAAATAGCAGCTGAAGTTGCCCTATGGCTATGGATGACTGCTCTACAGAGTTGAAGTCAAGCCCTGCTGACCTGAGTCCCAAACCAGAATTCCGACATCCCTGTATGCAAAGGGAGACTCCAAAGAGAAATCTTGCTTTGTTCACATAaactttatatcattttatgtGCTGAATCTACTAGGTAGGGATGGATTGACTAAAAAACTTAATACTTTTTGGGGTTTATTTTGATCTTTGTCATGATTTTGGCAAGTAGTTattgaaaaccaaaaaaaaatttattggaTGCCATTCAAGTCGCTTAATcctgtgaaatatatttcttgtgAATGTTCAGCTGTCACTCTGTGTTGAGCTGAATGAGCAGGTGCAATTTTATACACGACATGCTTGTCTCTTTTTTAAATGCCATGTGTCATCATATATaacgtttttgttgtttttagacCGAAAAGGACACTGAACAGCAAAAAGTATGGGGTTGATCTGATACGATACACACACGCTGTAAACACAGCATTACACAGTTCAACAAAAGTGGATGGTAAGTTATGGGCCACTTACATGTAGCTAGTTTTGTCTTGTTATGGGTACTTGTGTACTGTGCACATACAATATTAtttcaagtacatgtattcaTGATACAGATATGATGCTTCATATATttggaacagtgcagatcttgattagacttcacagatgtgcaggctgatcatgatctacactggtcgcaaaggcagaaacaatcgtgatcagcatgataaggattaaatgtatttttcctatgaaatttttataatatactaTGTATCTTTATTCATTCATAGAAATTATATGTCACATAACAGACTTTCATCTGTTGCAGATACCATCCGGTACTTATCGTTACATGACAATAAATACATCAGGTATTTTCCTGGACACACCAAAAAGTAAGTACATAATCCAATTTTTATCCAGTTTGTTGATAAAGTTTGTTCTTAAGCTTACCAGGTTAGCTCTGTATACAGAGTACAGAAGTAAACGAGGTCTGATGCCCAGGCTAAGCTTAACTTCTCTGTGAAAAGTGGACTGAAGGTAATTTGTCTGAAGTAATTTGTTCTTCTACTCTGATTTATGTACTTCTAGGGAAGTTACTTGCTGAAAACAAGACAGTGCTGGTAATAGGTCACTATTACATCATTGAAATAccattggaaaaaaaatataaaaaaattaaacagtCCTTGAATTTAttactattttaattttttatgcccccggcatctactgatgcgtgAGGCATATAGctattgtcctgtccatccgtccgtccgtacgaggttgaccaaatgggaccatttcgtctagcatcaataccccttactagaatgacttgatactaacgcagatgtatcctgtgaccattcctcatcttcagacatcacctgacctcagtttgaccttgacctcattttggactttatatgggccatctcttggttaaccaaatgggaccgtttcgtctgtcatcaataccgcttacaagaatgaattgatactaattcagatgtaacctgtgaccattcctcatcttcagacatcacctgacctcagtttgaccttgaccttgacctcgttttggacttcggttgctttgtatcgacaaggatgccaccgggggcatcaagcatttattgaacgcagctccttgtttttattatgccccgggcatctactgatgccggaggcatatagtgattgtcctgtccatccgttcgttacttcgttcgtccgtccgtccgtacgaggttaaccaaatgggaccgtttcgtctaacatcaataccctttactagaatgacttggtactaatgcagatgtaacctgtgaccattactcatcttcacacatcacctgacctcagtttgaccttgaccatgacctcattttggacatTAACGTTTAAATCTTATCAGTATTTGAATGTTACTTGGTAAAACAAATGAATTTTGGTGTTTCACAAAACCATACATAAGTATTTTTATGACATGATTTTATACATGATGTTTTAAGTGTTCAGATTCACTTAAAGTTTAGGTCAACTGAAAATAATGATTAGTAAAAAGCAAATGAAATCTTCAgctatacatttgtataaatttaatattttggatttttttcaggGTAGTATGTCTAAATATGTCGCCAATAAATGACACATTTTTGTCCGGATCTCTTGACAAGACCATCAGATTATGGGACCTTAGGTCACAAAATTGTCAGGTAAATATTTCTTCTacaagttattttgaaaaataccaaCTATATAACTGCAAAATTTCATCTTTTGCCTGTTTTACTACTTTGTAGCTCGACTATGGTGTTTGAAATTTTTTGGATTAGAAAGCTTTTGTTGTGACCTGCTTCTCCATCACCAAAGTTTTGCATATAAATACGGTTCTCAAAAACTACTGGGTATGTGACCAAATgctttaaaacttcacacatgtcttcagtGTCATTAGATGATCTCAAAGGACAAGTCATATCACTCGAGCTTCTGTTTCATTGAAATTATATTCCTTTAAATCTTAGAAATTTTGGAGAAGTTTTGCATGTACCATAAGCAGTTTTCTCAGAAGTGCTTTCACTAAGTCACAGGagaagttacataactctagcttttattttgtcaaaattatgcaccgtttttaacaaagaaattttaagaaaatttgcaTAGGAGCATGTTTCTCAGAAACTGCTAGTCCAATTGTTTTCAAACTCTACACACATTTTCTGCATTAATGAGATGACCTCACATGGCAAGTTTTAACTCTTGCTTACATTTTGGCAAACTAAATGTGGTTATCTCAAAGTTCAACGCTCGAGCCCTTGCAATTTGAGATACCAAGATTCAGCAGTTATTGTACTTGCAACTTCTTAGTGATtaatttgcccccccccccccccacccccacccacccacaaAATTGTAAGTGATGGCTGCTCAAAAAAGTATATGTGATACTGTTACAAGATATGATAGCTGAAAAGTTATAatttggtaaattatttttcttttaggGACAGATGCATTTACCAGGTCGGCCTGTGGCAACGTTTGATCCTGAAGGTCTCATCTTTGCAGCTGGTATTAACTCGGAATGTGTCAAACTATATGATCTTAGGTCATTTGATAGGGTAAGACGTTTTAAGAAATAAGAGTTTAAGTACAAAGATTAAATTTTTAGCTGTGTAACAGTTACTCTGCCAGGGTTTTAAGCAAAGGAGTTGTTTCCCTTTTTGTATgtcataatgatatttttaaaaatctaaaaaaatgtcTAGTTAATTTGAGTAGGAGATAAAAATGTAACTACCAGCTGTGTCATTTAGTACCACATGAGTTTCCAGCATGTCTCTGTTTAGTCTTACTGAAACATTAGAATGTACAGCTGTGTTCTAGCATTGTCCTTAAAGACAAAACTACTTTTCACTGATCATCATTGCTTAATATTTTATTAGTGACTGGCATTGATGATAAAAGGGTACCTATTTGTTCAAACTACTGCCTGGTGATTTCAGCGTaacttttgaatttgaaatgtGAATTGGCCAAAGACAAAAGCTTCACTTAcctatagaaataaataaaaaacaacaaattgtcAAACTAATAGTCATTGTTTGTACCAAGTTTGAGTTCAGTTGACAACTGGTGTTATTAGGAGGGTTTGTAGTCAGGGTAGAAACAGACATTAAAAAGCTTTATGATCCTTTTAGTAGTTTTTAATCACTGTGTAGTAAAGTTGTATCCGTAACCAGTAAATTTTCCActtattttgatgaaacttaggcagacttttattttgaacaaaattagtTTTGTTAGTTCAGCTAGTAGAATTAAAGGGAAAATTTCTTAGTTGATGTAGTTAATTCTTGACTTAAAGATTTTAACAtttgtatgttttttatttagGGTCCATTTGCAACCTTTAAACTACCACAAGACAAAGATTGTGATTGGACGGGGATGAAGTTTAGTCCAGATGGTAAATTG includes these proteins:
- the LOC123528448 gene encoding uncharacterized protein LOC123528448 is translated as MRARMTKEQSSGKQRSKPQKRKATESVKTPSGKPAAKVLDACSPPGYYPSTTVQVTGNSITVTTTTSAHSTPVTSVSTAPVPAATPAHEAANRLAPEPIDPLPSVPDACSPPGYYPSTTVQVTGNSITVTTTTAANSSSVTSVSSTPVLTATPAHDALTPSTPSRPEFSFRSVRPTSGNQLLTYLQGIDAAQGSLMKEVEKLKKQGEATSRKYNEIIDNQRAIRKLLERLVAQGSVPSGITETAEAAQDLRSDGIPDHYTIDEGVLQQMVADSHCPGNFAGKLVLRFFPELFGIGNLRFQYNWYDGGKLQKSELCPVRKCAIRKYVTYYYPDVSSEIVWKERVVPKINELLRRQTRNQRKERRRAKSEVEAENDQAPLTDLSLGTFMNFLNMD